The following proteins come from a genomic window of Carcharodon carcharias isolate sCarCar2 chromosome 10, sCarCar2.pri, whole genome shotgun sequence:
- the psmd13 gene encoding 26S proteasome non-ATPase regulatory subunit 13: MRDVSGFLQQQQSGAGELGPDWQQMEELYNKKLWHQLTVRLQNFVQNPCFATGDGLIKLYENFISEFEHRINPLSLVEIVLHVVRQMTDPNVALTFLEKTKEKVKSSDEAVILCKTAIGALKLNVGDLPVTKKTIEEVDEMLMNLPGVTSVHGRFYDLSSKYYQIVGNHASYYKDALRFLGCIDIKDLPVAEHQERAFTLGLAGLLGEGVYNFGELLMHPVLESLRTTDKQWLIDTLHAFNSGNVEKFQALKASWGQQPDLRANELRLMQKIQLLCLMEMTFTRPANHRQLTFKEISQIAKVPVSEVELLVMKALSVGLVKGSIDEVDERVHMTWVQPRVLDLQQIKGMKERLDCWCEDVKNVALLVEHQAQDILT, from the exons ATGCGGGACGTGAGCGGcttcctgcagcagcagcagagcggGGCCGGGGAGCTGGGCCCCGACTGGCAGCAAATGGAGGAGCTTTACAACAAGAA ACTGTGGCACCAACTCACCGTCCGACTACAGAACTTTGTGCAAAACCCCTGCTTTGCTACAGGTGATGGCCTGATCAAG CTTTATGAGAATTTTATTAGTGAATTTGAACACAG GATTAACCCTCTGTCTCTTGTGGAGATTGTTCTACATGTTGTGCGACAAATGACAG ATCCTAATGTGgccctaacatttttggaaaaaacaaaagaaaag GTCAAATCCAGTGATGAGGCAGTAATTCTGTGCAAAACAGCTATTGGTGCTCTGAAATTAAATGTTGGAGATCTGCCAGTGACGAAG AAAACAATTGAGGAAGTAGATGAGATGCTGATGAACCTTCCTGGAGTGACATCCGTTCACGGACGCTTTTATGATCTGTCCAGCAAGTATTACCAGATAGTTGGAAATCACGCTTCTTACTATAAAGATGCCCTGCGTTTTTTGGGCTGCATTGATATCAAAGATTTGCCAG TTGCTGAGCATCAGGAGAGAGCTTTCACTCTTGGGTTGGCTGGGCTTTTAGGCGAAGGTGTTTACAACTTTGGAGAACTT TTAATGCATCCTGTGCTGGAGTCTCTCCGGACCACAGATAAACAGTGGCTGATCGACACTTTGCACGCCTTCAACAGTGGCAATGTGGAGAAGTTTCAAGCTCTCAAGGCATCTTGGGGGCAGCAG CCTGACCTGAGAGCCAATGAACTGCGGCTGATGCAGAAAATCCAACTCCTTTGCCTGATGGAG ATGACTTTCACCCGTCCAGCCAATCACCGGCAGCTGACGTTTAAGGAGATTTCTCAGATTGCAAAGGTTCCTGTTAGTGAG GTGGAGCTTCTAGTGATGAAAGCACTTTCTGTAGGTCTGGTGAAGGGCAGCATCGATGAGGTGGATGAGCGCGTTCACATGACATGGGTTCAACCCCGAGTGTTGGATCTGCAGCAG A